ATTATTTGCGTCATGGCGGCCCCGAGCATGTGCTGTGCTTTGCGCCGACCCGATCCGGCAAGGGCGTGGGCCTCGTCGTGCCAACGCTGCTGACCTGGCCGGGAAGCTGCATTGTCCATGACATCAAGGGTGAGAACTGGAACCTGACCGCAGGCTTTCGGTCCCATCATGGCCGTGTCCTGCTGTTCGATCCGACCAATGTGCATTCCGCAGCCTATAATCCGTTGCTGGAAGTCCGGCAGGGGGAATGGGAAGTACGCGATGTGCAGAACATCGCGGACATTCTCGTTGATCCCGAAGGCAGCCTCGACAAACGCAACCATTGGGAAAAGACCAGCCACAGCCTGCTTGTCGGCGCGATCCTGCATGTTCTCTATGCCGAGAAGGAAAAGACACTGGCGGGCGTCGCCAATTTCCTGTCCGATCCGCGCCGTCCTGTCGAGGCGACCTTACGCGCGATGATGGACACGCCGCATCTGGGCGAAGCCGGGGTGCATCCCGTCATTGCCTCGTCTGCACGTGAGCTTCTGAACAAATCCGAGAACGAACGCTCCGGCGTGCTTTCGACGGCCATGTCGTTTCTTGGACTTTATCGAGATCCGGTTGTGGCCCGCGTGACGGAGCGCTGCGACTGGCGCATCGCCGATCTGGTTGGCGCGAAAGAGCCGGTCAGTCTCTATCTTGTCGTGCCACCCTCGGACATCAATCGGACCAAGCCGCTGATCCGCCTCATCCTCAATCAGGTCGGGCGGCGGCTTACCGAGGAACTGGAAACCTCCGGCAAGCGGCATCGCCTCCTGTTGATGCTCGATGAGTTTCCGGCACTGGGGCGGCTGGATTTCTTTGAATCGGCGCTGGCCTTTATGGCCGGCTACGGCCTGAAAGCGTTCCTGATCGCCCAATCGCTCAACCAAATCGAGCGCGCCTATGGGCAGAACAATGCCATTTTGGACAACTGCCATGTGCGGGTTGCCTTTGCGGCCATCATCGAAAGCTGCCCGACACGACTTCTCCTGCCGAACGAGCGCGCGATCGAGCCACAGATCACCGCGATCTATCGCCGTTTCGGCCTCAATGATCGGCAGATTGAGATCCTCGCACGGGCCACGCCCAAGCGGGATTATTACTGCCAGTCGCGGCGCGGCGATCGGCTGTTCGAGCTGGGCCTTTCCGAAGTCGGTCTCGCGCTCTGCGCCGCATCATCCAAAACCGATCAGACCCGCATCGCCGATCTTGTCGCCGAGCATGGGCAGGACGGCTTCCTCGCCGCCTGGCTGCGCGATCGCGGTGTTGAATGGGCAGCAGAACTGATCCCCGCTCTCACCAATCTCATCCCCCAGACCGAAAAGGAGTCCTGACCATGACTATCCGTCTTCCCCGTTCGCGGGCCATGCTCATGGCGGCAACACTGCTTGCCGCGCCGCTTGCGCTCTCGCCCATGCTGACCAGTCCGGCCCACGCGCAGTTCGGCTTCGGCCGCATCGTCTATGACCCGACCAACTATGCGCAGAACCTGCTTACGGCCGCGCGCACGCTGGAGCAGATCAACAACCAGATTGCCTCGCTTCAGAACGAAGCGCAGATGCTTATCAATCAGGCGCGCGATCTCACCAGCCTGCCGTATTCCTCGCTCCAGACCTTGCAGCAGAACCTCCAGCGCACGCAGCAACTCCTGAGCCAGGCGCAGAACATCGCCTTCGACGTGCAGAAGGTCGATCAGATCTTCCAGACCCAATACGGCAACGTCTCGCTGTCTGCGACCGATGGCGAGCTTGTCGCCGACGCGCGGTCCCGCTGGCAGAATACGGTCGGTGGCTTGCAGGACGCCATGCGCGTGCAGGCCGGCGTCGTCGGCAACATCGACACCAACCGCACACAGATGTCGGAACTGGTCGGGCAGAGCCAGAACGCGACCGGGGCGTTGCAAGCTACGCAGGCGGGCAATCAGCTTCTCGCCCTCCAGTCACAGCAGCTTTCCGACCTGATCGCACTGATGTCGGCCAATGGCCGATCCGAGGCGCTGATTGAGGCTGAGCGTGCCACGGCTGCCGAACAGGGCCGCGTCCAGCGCGAACGCTTCCTGACGCCGGGATCGGGCTACCAGCCCGGCAATGCCCGGATGTTCGGCAACGGCAACAACTGACCGGACAGGAGGGGCGCGACATGGACGGCAAGATGCTAGCACGGCTAGGCGCGATCATATTCGTGGCTATCGCCATCACCGCCACGGTGATCGAAATGACCCGCGAGGATGATCCGGCGCAGAACCGCCCAGCGCCATCGCTTCAGCCCTCTGCCGATCCGCTGCGCCAGAGCCTGCGCCGTTGCCAGCAGTTAGGCGAGGCCGCCGTGAGTGATCCCGGTTGCCTCGCCACCTGGGCCGAGAACCGCGACCGCTTTCTCGGCCGAACGCCGGTGCCCGCCGCCCCGCATCAGAACGGGGGACAGTGAACCATGGGCGGCACCGGCGTCATCGACAATTTCCTAGGGGTCTTCACCTCCTATATCGACAGTGGGTTCGGCCTGCTCGGCGGTGAAGTTGCCTTCATCGCCACCACGCTGATCGTCATCGACGTGACGCTGGCGGCACTGTTCTGGTCCTGGGGCGCGGATGACGACATCATCGCCCGGCTGGTCAAGAAAACGCTCTTTGTCGGCGTCTTCGCCTATCTGATCGGCAACTGGAACAGTCTCGCCCAGATCATCTTCGACAGTTTTGCCGGTCTGGGCCTCAAGGGTTCGGGCACCGGCTTTTCCGCCGCCGATCTGCTGCGTCCCGGCAAGGTGGCGCAGACCGGCCTTGATGCCGGTCGCCCGCTGCTCGAATCCATCTCTGACATGATGGGCTATTGGTCTTTCTTCGAGAACTTCATCCAGATCGCCTGCCTGATGTTCGCCTGGGTGCTGGTGCTCCTGGCCTTCTTCATTCTCGCCGTGCAGCTCTTCGTCACGCTGATCGAGTTCAAGCTGACCACACTGGCCGGTTTTGTGCTGATCCCCTTCGGCCTCTTCGGCAAGACCGCCTTCATGGCCGAGCGCGTGCTGGGCAATGTCGTTTCCTCCGGCATCAAGGTGCTGGTGCTGGCCGTCATCATCGGCATCGGATCGACGCTGTTCTCGCAGTTCACCGCAGGTTTCGGCGGCGTGACGCCGACCATCGATGATGCCATGGCGATCGTGCTGGCAGCCCTTTCCCTTCTCGGCCTTGGCATATTCGGTCCCGGAATCGCTTCTGGTCTGGTTTCCGGTGGTCCCCAGCTTGGTGCGGGTGCTGCCGTTGGAACCGGCCTTGCCGCAGGAGGCATGATGCTTGCCGGGGGTGCCGCCGCTGGCATGGCCGCGAAGGGAGGAGGAGCAGCGCTCTCTGGTGGAGCGGCAGCCGTGCGGGGTGGTGCTGCCGCCGCAGGTGCGGCGAGCGCCGCCTATAGTGTCGGTTCGCTTGGCCAGTCCGGCGCTGCCGGCGTCGCTTCCGGTCTGGGCGGTGTTGCCCGTGCCGCAGGCTCTGCCGCCGCATCGCCCCTGAAACGTGCTGCCTCGAAGGCAT
The Sphingopyxis macrogoltabida genome window above contains:
- the trbJ gene encoding P-type conjugative transfer protein TrbJ, which translates into the protein MTIRLPRSRAMLMAATLLAAPLALSPMLTSPAHAQFGFGRIVYDPTNYAQNLLTAARTLEQINNQIASLQNEAQMLINQARDLTSLPYSSLQTLQQNLQRTQQLLSQAQNIAFDVQKVDQIFQTQYGNVSLSATDGELVADARSRWQNTVGGLQDAMRVQAGVVGNIDTNRTQMSELVGQSQNATGALQATQAGNQLLALQSQQLSDLIALMSANGRSEALIEAERATAAEQGRVQRERFLTPGSGYQPGNARMFGNGNN
- the trbK-alt gene encoding putative entry exclusion protein TrbK-alt, producing MDGKMLARLGAIIFVAIAITATVIEMTREDDPAQNRPAPSLQPSADPLRQSLRRCQQLGEAAVSDPGCLATWAENRDRFLGRTPVPAAPHQNGGQ
- the trbL gene encoding P-type conjugative transfer protein TrbL, giving the protein MGGTGVIDNFLGVFTSYIDSGFGLLGGEVAFIATTLIVIDVTLAALFWSWGADDDIIARLVKKTLFVGVFAYLIGNWNSLAQIIFDSFAGLGLKGSGTGFSAADLLRPGKVAQTGLDAGRPLLESISDMMGYWSFFENFIQIACLMFAWVLVLLAFFILAVQLFVTLIEFKLTTLAGFVLIPFGLFGKTAFMAERVLGNVVSSGIKVLVLAVIIGIGSTLFSQFTAGFGGVTPTIDDAMAIVLAALSLLGLGIFGPGIASGLVSGGPQLGAGAAVGTGLAAGGMMLAGGAAAGMAAKGGGAALSGGAAAVRGGAAAAGAASAAYSVGSLGQSGAAGVASGLGGVARAAGSAAASPLKRAASKASESVKSSFSDGARAGFGVTGGSSTAGTIGGASDAASAAPSPATQAGGSPAWAKQMQRKQTLSHGTSMAAHAVRSGDSHGGGSSINLSESDRS